In one window of Tenrec ecaudatus isolate mTenEca1 chromosome 3, mTenEca1.hap1, whole genome shotgun sequence DNA:
- the DGKQ gene encoding diacylglycerol kinase theta isoform X1 — translation MAAAAEPGTRPWPGGGSPRTGSPAASPVPSRPPAPAAALGHSFRKVTLTKPTFCHLCSDFIWGLAGFLCDVCNFMSHEKCLKLMKTPCACVAPSLVRVPVAHCFGPRGLYKRRFCGVCRKGLEAPALRCEVCELHVHPDCVPFACSDCRHCHQDGHQDQDTYHHHWREGNLPPGARCEVCRKTCGSSEVLAGLRCEWCGLQAHSVCSSALTPECTFGRLRSMILPPACVRLLSLNFSKMHCYRIAETWPPEPGEGDDGVDGSAPVGPGREALASPESSKQTLRVFDGNDSLRRNLFRLVTVPRLARSEEVLEAALRAYYVSEDPRDFQLQALPLPVPAGDGEARGKEDGGRSPSPEAWVIRALPRTQEVLRIYPAWLKVGVAYVSLRVTPQSTARSVVLEVLPLLGLQAESPESYQLVQVFLGSRQVQRTLLAEDEPLMDLLHDIRQTSLRQMSHTRFYVVESRALTPHISLFVGGLPPGLATREYAPLLHEALGTKADMVTVSHVYASQGALVLDLASIPEAERLYMLAKDAVVQGRPLTALMLPDVLHEKLPPDCCPLLVFVNPKSGGLKGRDLLSSFRKLLNPHQVFELTNGGPLPGFHVFSQAPRFRVLVCGGDGTVGWVLGALEETRHRLACPDPSVAILPLGTGNDLGRVLRWGAGYSGEDPFSVLVSVDEADDVLMDRWTILLDAQDAGGAENSLVDVEPPKIVQMNNYCGIGIDAELSLDFHQAREEEPGKFTSRFHNKGVYVRVGLQKMNQSRSLHKEIRLQVGQQEVELPSIEGLIFINIPSWGSGADLWGSDSDARFEKPRMDDGLLEVVGVTGVVHMGQVQGGLRSGIRIAQGSYFRVTLLKATPVQVDGEPWVQAPGHMIISAAGPRVHMLKKSKQKPRKAGGSPRENRVDATPEGDAK, via the exons ATGGCAGCGGCAGCGGAGCCCGGGACTCGTCCCTGGCCCGGCGGCGGCTCCCCGCGCACCGGCAGCCCGGCCGCCAGCCCCGTGCCCTCCAGGCCCCCGGCCCCCGCCGCCGCGCTGGGCCACAGCTTCCGGAAGGTGACGCTCACCAAGCCCACCTTCTGCCACCTGTGCTCCGATTTCATCTGGGGGCTGGCCGGCTTCCTGTGCGACG TGTGCAACTTCATGTCCCATGAGAAGTGTCTGAAGCTCATGAAGACCCCGTGTGCGTGCGTGGCGCCCAGCCTGGTGCGG GTCCCGGTGGCACACTGCTTTGGCCCCCGGGGGCTGTACAAGCGCAGGTTCTGCGGGGTCTGCCGCAAGGGCCTGGAGGCGCCTGCGCTCCGCTGCGAAG TGTGTGAGCTGCACGTTCACCCCGACTGTGTGCCCTTCGCCTGCAGCGACTGTCGCCACTGCCACCAGGACGGGCACCAGGACCAA GACACATACCACCACCACTGGCGGGAGGGGAACCTGCCCCCGGGCGCACGCTGCGAAGTCTGTCGCAAGACGTGTGGCTCCTCGGAGGTGCTGGCGGGCCTGCGCTGTGAGTGGTGCGGCCTCCAG GCCCACTCCGTCTGCTCCTCTGCGCTCACCCCGGAGTGCACGTTCGGGCGCCTGCGCAGCATGATCCTGCCCCCCGCCTGTGTGCGCCTGCTGTCGCTCAACTTCAGCAAGATGCACTGCTATCGCATCGCTGAGACCTGGCCTCCTGAGCCAG GTGAAGGGGACGATGGCGTGGATGGAAGTGCCCCGGTGGGCCCAGGGCGAGAGGCGCTGGCGTCTCCGGAGTCCA GCAAGCAGACGCTGAGGGTCTTCGATGGCAACGACAGCCTGCGGAGAAACCTCTTCCGTCTGGTCACGGTCCCCCGCCTAGCCAGGAGCGAGGAGGTGCTG GAGGCGGCCCTGCGGGCGTACTATGTCAGCGAGGACCCCCGAGACTTTCAGCTTCAGGCGCTGCCCCTACCCGTGCCTGCAGGGGATGGCGAGGCCCGCGGAAAGGAGGATGGGGGCCGAAGCCCTTCCCCTGAGGCCTGGGTCATCCGGGCCCTGCCCCGCACACAAGAGGTCCTGAGGATCTACCCGGCCTGGCTCAA GGTGGGCGTGGCCTACGTGTCGCTCCGTGTAACTCCGCAGAGCACGGCTCGCTCAGTGGTGCTGGAGGTCCTTCCGCTGCTCGGCCTCCAG GCAGAGAGCCCCGAGAGCTACCAGCTGGTGCAGGTGTTCCTGGGCAGCAGGCAAG TTCAGCGGACACTCTTGGCGGAAGACGAGCCCCTGATGGACCTTCTCCATGACATCCGGCAG ACGTCCCTGCGGCAGATGAGCCACACACGTTTCTATGTGGTGGAGAGCCGGGCCCTGACACCTCACATCTCCCTGTTCGTGGGCGGCCTGCCTCCTGGCCTGGCCACTCGGGAGTATGCTCCCCTGCTGCATGAGGCCCTGGGCACCAAAG CTGACATGGTGACTGTGAGTCATGTCTACGCCTCGCAAG GTGCCCTGGTGCTGGACCTTGCCTCCATCCCCGAGGCTGAGCGGCTGTACATGCTGGCCAAGGACGCAGTTGTGCAGGGGCGCCCGCTGACGGCACTGATGCTCCCTGACGTGCTG CATGAGAAGCTGCCCCCCGACTGCTGCCCCCTCCTCGTGTTTGTGAACCCCAAGAGCGGGGGTCTCAAAGGTAGAGACCTGCTCTCCAGTTTCCGGAAGCTGCTGAACCCCCACCAAGTCTTTGAGCTGACCAACGGGGGCCCTTTGCCCGG GTTCCACGTCTTCTCCCAGGCCCCCCGCTTCCGGGTGCTGGTGTGTGGTGGGGACGGCACCGTGGGCTGGGTGCTTGGCGCCCTGGAGGAGACACGCCACCGCCTGGCCTGCCCTGATCCTTCTGTGGCCATCCTGCCCCTGGGCACAG GAAATGATCTCGGCCGCGTGCTACGCTGGGGGGCGGGCTACAGCGGAGAGGACCCCTTCTCAGTGCTGGTATCTGTGGACGAGGCTGATGACGTGCTCATGGACCGCTGGACAATCCTGCTGGACGCACAGGACGCCGGCGGCGCTGAGAACAGCTTGGTCGACGTGGAGCCCCCCAAG ATCGTCCAGATGAATAACTACTGTGGGATTGGCATCGACGCTGAGCTCAGCCTGGACTTCCACCAGGCCCGAGAAGAGGAGCCAGGGAAGTTCACCAGCAG GTTCCATAACAAGGGTGTGTATGTGCGGGTCGGGCTGCAGAAGATGAACCAGTCCCGCAGTCTGCACAAGGAGATCCGGCTGCAGGTGGGGCAGCAGGAGGTGGAGCTGCCCAGCATCGAGGGCCTCATCTTTATCAATATCCCCAG CTGGGGCTCGGGGGCCGACCTGTGGGGCTCTGACAGCGACGCCAGGTTCGAGAAGCCGCGCATGGATGACGGGCTGCTGGAGGTGGTGGGTGTGACGGGCGTCGTGCACATG GGTCAGGTCCAGGGTGGGCTCCGCTCCGGCATCCGCATTGCCCAGGGCTCGTACTTCCGAGTCACGCTCCTCAAGGCCACGCCTGTGCAGGTGGACGGTGAGCCCTGGGTCCAGGCGCCTGGGCACATGATCATCTCAGCTGCAGGGCCCAGG GTGCACATGCTGAAGAAGTCCAAACAGAAGCCCAGGAAGGCCGGCGGCAGCCCCAGGGAGAACCGAGTGGACGCAACCCCGGAGGGTGATGCCAAATAG
- the DGKQ gene encoding diacylglycerol kinase theta isoform X2, producing MAAAAEPGTRPWPGGGSPRTGSPAASPVPSRPPAPAAALGHSFRKVTLTKPTFCHLCSDFIWGLAGFLCDVCNFMSHEKCLKLMKTPCACVAPSLVRVPVAHCFGPRGLYKRRFCGVCRKGLEAPALRCEVCELHVHPDCVPFACSDCRHCHQDGHQDQDTYHHHWREGNLPPGARCEVCRKTCGSSEVLAGLRCEWCGLQAHSVCSSALTPECTFGRLRSMILPPACVRLLSLNFSKMHCYRIAETWPPEPGEGDDGVDGSAPVGPGREALASPESSKQTLRVFDGNDSLRRNLFRLVTVPRLARSEEVLEAALRAYYVSEDPRDFQLQALPLPVPAGDGEARGKEDGGRSPSPEAWVIRALPRTQEVLRIYPAWLKVGVAYVSLRVTPQSTARSVVLEVLPLLGLQAESPESYQLVQVFLGSRQVQRTLLAEDEPLMDLLHDIRQTSLRQMSHTRFYVVESRALTPHISLFVGGLPPGLATREYAPLLHEALGTKADMVTVSHVYASQGALVLDLASIPEAERLYMLAKDAVVQGRPLTALMLPDVLHEKLPPDCCPLLVFVNPKSGGLKGRDLLSSFRKLLNPHQVFELTNGGPLPGFHVFSQAPRFRVLVCGGDGTVGWVLGALEETRHRLACPDPSVAILPLGTGNDLGRVLRWGAGYSGEDPFSVLVSVDEADDVLMDRWTILLDAQDAGGAENSLVDVEPPKIVQMNNYCGIGIDAELSLDFHQAREEEPGKFTSRFHNKGVYVRVGLQKMNQSRSLHKEIRLQVGQQEVELPSIEGLIFINIPSWGSGADLWGSDSDARFEKPRMDDGLLEVGQVQGGLRSGIRIAQGSYFRVTLLKATPVQVDGEPWVQAPGHMIISAAGPRVHMLKKSKQKPRKAGGSPRENRVDATPEGDAK from the exons ATGGCAGCGGCAGCGGAGCCCGGGACTCGTCCCTGGCCCGGCGGCGGCTCCCCGCGCACCGGCAGCCCGGCCGCCAGCCCCGTGCCCTCCAGGCCCCCGGCCCCCGCCGCCGCGCTGGGCCACAGCTTCCGGAAGGTGACGCTCACCAAGCCCACCTTCTGCCACCTGTGCTCCGATTTCATCTGGGGGCTGGCCGGCTTCCTGTGCGACG TGTGCAACTTCATGTCCCATGAGAAGTGTCTGAAGCTCATGAAGACCCCGTGTGCGTGCGTGGCGCCCAGCCTGGTGCGG GTCCCGGTGGCACACTGCTTTGGCCCCCGGGGGCTGTACAAGCGCAGGTTCTGCGGGGTCTGCCGCAAGGGCCTGGAGGCGCCTGCGCTCCGCTGCGAAG TGTGTGAGCTGCACGTTCACCCCGACTGTGTGCCCTTCGCCTGCAGCGACTGTCGCCACTGCCACCAGGACGGGCACCAGGACCAA GACACATACCACCACCACTGGCGGGAGGGGAACCTGCCCCCGGGCGCACGCTGCGAAGTCTGTCGCAAGACGTGTGGCTCCTCGGAGGTGCTGGCGGGCCTGCGCTGTGAGTGGTGCGGCCTCCAG GCCCACTCCGTCTGCTCCTCTGCGCTCACCCCGGAGTGCACGTTCGGGCGCCTGCGCAGCATGATCCTGCCCCCCGCCTGTGTGCGCCTGCTGTCGCTCAACTTCAGCAAGATGCACTGCTATCGCATCGCTGAGACCTGGCCTCCTGAGCCAG GTGAAGGGGACGATGGCGTGGATGGAAGTGCCCCGGTGGGCCCAGGGCGAGAGGCGCTGGCGTCTCCGGAGTCCA GCAAGCAGACGCTGAGGGTCTTCGATGGCAACGACAGCCTGCGGAGAAACCTCTTCCGTCTGGTCACGGTCCCCCGCCTAGCCAGGAGCGAGGAGGTGCTG GAGGCGGCCCTGCGGGCGTACTATGTCAGCGAGGACCCCCGAGACTTTCAGCTTCAGGCGCTGCCCCTACCCGTGCCTGCAGGGGATGGCGAGGCCCGCGGAAAGGAGGATGGGGGCCGAAGCCCTTCCCCTGAGGCCTGGGTCATCCGGGCCCTGCCCCGCACACAAGAGGTCCTGAGGATCTACCCGGCCTGGCTCAA GGTGGGCGTGGCCTACGTGTCGCTCCGTGTAACTCCGCAGAGCACGGCTCGCTCAGTGGTGCTGGAGGTCCTTCCGCTGCTCGGCCTCCAG GCAGAGAGCCCCGAGAGCTACCAGCTGGTGCAGGTGTTCCTGGGCAGCAGGCAAG TTCAGCGGACACTCTTGGCGGAAGACGAGCCCCTGATGGACCTTCTCCATGACATCCGGCAG ACGTCCCTGCGGCAGATGAGCCACACACGTTTCTATGTGGTGGAGAGCCGGGCCCTGACACCTCACATCTCCCTGTTCGTGGGCGGCCTGCCTCCTGGCCTGGCCACTCGGGAGTATGCTCCCCTGCTGCATGAGGCCCTGGGCACCAAAG CTGACATGGTGACTGTGAGTCATGTCTACGCCTCGCAAG GTGCCCTGGTGCTGGACCTTGCCTCCATCCCCGAGGCTGAGCGGCTGTACATGCTGGCCAAGGACGCAGTTGTGCAGGGGCGCCCGCTGACGGCACTGATGCTCCCTGACGTGCTG CATGAGAAGCTGCCCCCCGACTGCTGCCCCCTCCTCGTGTTTGTGAACCCCAAGAGCGGGGGTCTCAAAGGTAGAGACCTGCTCTCCAGTTTCCGGAAGCTGCTGAACCCCCACCAAGTCTTTGAGCTGACCAACGGGGGCCCTTTGCCCGG GTTCCACGTCTTCTCCCAGGCCCCCCGCTTCCGGGTGCTGGTGTGTGGTGGGGACGGCACCGTGGGCTGGGTGCTTGGCGCCCTGGAGGAGACACGCCACCGCCTGGCCTGCCCTGATCCTTCTGTGGCCATCCTGCCCCTGGGCACAG GAAATGATCTCGGCCGCGTGCTACGCTGGGGGGCGGGCTACAGCGGAGAGGACCCCTTCTCAGTGCTGGTATCTGTGGACGAGGCTGATGACGTGCTCATGGACCGCTGGACAATCCTGCTGGACGCACAGGACGCCGGCGGCGCTGAGAACAGCTTGGTCGACGTGGAGCCCCCCAAG ATCGTCCAGATGAATAACTACTGTGGGATTGGCATCGACGCTGAGCTCAGCCTGGACTTCCACCAGGCCCGAGAAGAGGAGCCAGGGAAGTTCACCAGCAG GTTCCATAACAAGGGTGTGTATGTGCGGGTCGGGCTGCAGAAGATGAACCAGTCCCGCAGTCTGCACAAGGAGATCCGGCTGCAGGTGGGGCAGCAGGAGGTGGAGCTGCCCAGCATCGAGGGCCTCATCTTTATCAATATCCCCAG CTGGGGCTCGGGGGCCGACCTGTGGGGCTCTGACAGCGACGCCAGGTTCGAGAAGCCGCGCATGGATGACGGGCTGCTGGAGGTG GGTCAGGTCCAGGGTGGGCTCCGCTCCGGCATCCGCATTGCCCAGGGCTCGTACTTCCGAGTCACGCTCCTCAAGGCCACGCCTGTGCAGGTGGACGGTGAGCCCTGGGTCCAGGCGCCTGGGCACATGATCATCTCAGCTGCAGGGCCCAGG GTGCACATGCTGAAGAAGTCCAAACAGAAGCCCAGGAAGGCCGGCGGCAGCCCCAGGGAGAACCGAGTGGACGCAACCCCGGAGGGTGATGCCAAATAG